Proteins encoded by one window of Sorex araneus isolate mSorAra2 chromosome 3, mSorAra2.pri, whole genome shotgun sequence:
- the PDE4DIPP2 gene encoding myomegalin isoform X21, whose product MKEICRICARELCGNQRRWIFHTASKLNLQVLLSHVLGKDISRDGKGEFACSKCAFMLDRIYRFDTVIARIEALSIERLQKLLLEKDRLKFCIASMYRKNNEVAVPEPKAGNGTVDISGLPDVRYSALLQEDFAYSGFECWVENEDQVPELHSCHASEGPGSRPRRCRGCAALRVADSDYEAICKVPRKVARSISCAPSSRWSTSICTEEPALSEVGPADLPGTKAPPDGESMEEGTPGSSVESLDASVQASPPQPKDEDPERSARECARCDCYADEQAPQHTCNHKLELALSVIKGLDYKPVQSPRGSRLPIPVKSSAARARPGQAVTDAVSPGLLHRSLRSLDKAPASFPLEISDLQELWDDLCEDYLPLRFQPMAEDLFKQQRLTENETNTTQKSVSDSHLAELQEKIQQTEVTNKVLQEKLNEMSCKLKSAQESSQKQDGTIQSLKETLKSRESETEELYQVIEGQNDTMAKLREMLHQSQLGQLHSLEPAPPAQQQVALLGLQSALFCSQLETQKLQRVVRQRERQLADAKRCVQFIEAAAQEREQQKEASWKHNKELRKALQQLQGELQNKNQKLRALEAEKDNEIRAQEQNIQRLNHSLNHKEQLLQELRELLQYRDNPDPTFEANEMLLEKLRQRIQDRDTALERAIDEKFTALEEKEKELRQLQLAVRERDYDLERLRLVLSSNEATMQSMENLLRAKGLEVEQLSTTSQNLQWLKEEMETKFSHWQKEQESIIQQLQTSLHDRNKEVEDLSATLLCKLGPGQTEIAEELCQRLQQKERMLQDLLSDRNQQAAEHGLEMQSLLQSLSAREQESQVASEKMVQALIERNSELQALRQYLGGKNILTSQALMSNQLVEVTSSCPLLGEQTDQGSMHIPSRDDSTSLTAKVDTSMPRSSLGDSDMVAELEKELSNAKEELDLMAKKERESRMELSALQSVVAVQEEELQVQAADLESLTRNMQIKEDLIKDLQMQLVDPEDIPAMERLTQEVLLLREKVASVESQGQETSGNRRQQLLLMLEGLVDERSRLNEALQAERQLYSSLVKFHAHPESSERDRTLQLELEGAQVLRTRLEEVLGRSLERLSRLETLAAIGGAAAGDDTEDASTEFTDSIEEEAVHNSHQQL is encoded by the exons ATGAAGGAGATCTGCAGGATCTGTGCCCGGGAGCTGTGTGGAAACCAGCGGCGCTGGATCTTCCATACGGCGTCCAAACTCAACCTCCAGGTCCTGCTCTCGCACGTCCTGGGCAAGGATATATCCCGCGATGGCAAGGGCGAGTTTGCTTGCAGCAAGTGTGCGTTCATGCTGGACCGGATCTATCGGTTCGACACCGTTATCGCCCGCATCGAAGCCCTTTCGATCGAGCGCCTGCAGAAGCTGCTGCTCGAGAAGGACCGCCTCAAGTTCTGCATCGCGAGCATGTATCGGAAGAACAACGAGGTCGCTGTCCCGGAGCCCAAGGCGGGCAACGGGACGGTTGACATTTCCGGCTTGCCCGATGTCCGATACTCTGCCCTGCTCCAGGAAGACTTTGCATACTCCGGGTTCGAGTGTTGGGTCGAAAATGAGGACCAGGTCCCGGAGTTGCACAGCTGCCACGCTTCGGagggccctggcagccgaccCAGGAGATGCCGCGGTTGTGCGGCTCTGCGGGTGGCCGACTCGGACTACGAAGCCATTTGCAAGGTGCCTCGAAAGGTGGCCAGGAGCATTTCCTGCGCGCCCTCGAGCAGGTGGTCCACCAGCATCTGCACGGAGGAGCCGGCCTTGTCCGAAGTCGGGCCCGCAGACCTCCCTGGCACCAAAGCCCCCCCGGATGGAGAGAGCATGGAGGAGGGCACGCCGGGGTCCTCGGTGGAGTCTCTGGACGCGAGTGTCCAGGCTAGCCCCCCGCAGCCAAAGGATGAGGACCCCGAGAGGAGTGCGAGGGAGTGTGCCAGGTGCGACTGCTATGCGGACGAACAGGCCCCGCAGCACACGTGTAACCACAAGCTGGAGCTGGCGCTGAGTGTGATTAAGGGGCTCGACTATAAGCCAGTCCAGAGCCCCAGAGGCAGCAGACTGCCCATCCCCGTGAAGTCCAGCGCGGCGAGAGCCAGGCCCGGCCAGGCCGTGACAGACGCGGTTAGTCCCGGGCTCCTGCACAGGTCTCTGAGGTCCCTGGACAAGGCACCCGCGAGTTTTCCCTTGGAAATTTCAGACCTGCAGGAGCTATGGGACGATCTCTGTGAAGATTACTTGCCACTTCGCTTCCAG CCCATGGCTGAAGATTTATTCAAGCAACAAAGACTGACTGAAAATGAGACTAACACAACACAAAAATCTGTGTCTGATTCCCACTTGGCAGAACTCCAGGAAAAGATCCAGCAAACAGAAGTCACCAACAAG GTCCTTCAGGAGAAACTGAACGAAATGAGCTGCAAACTGAAATCTGCTCAGGAGTCATCTCAGAAGCAAGATGGTACAATCCAAAGCCTCAAGGAAACTCTCAAGAGCAGGGAAAGTGAG ACCGAGGAGTTGTACCAGGTGATTGAAGGTCAGAATGACACCATGGCAAAACTCCGAGAAATGCTGCACCAGAGCCAGCTTGGACAACTTCAT AGCCTGGAGCCTGCTCCCCCAGCGCAGCAGCAGGTCGCCCTGCTCGGTCTTCAGAGTGCTCTGTTCTGCAGCCAGCTTGAGACCCAGAAGCTCCAGAGGGTGGTGCGACAGAGAGAGCGGCAGCTGGCTGATGCCAAACGATGTGTGCAGTTTATCGAAGCTGCGGCCCAGGAGCGAGAGCAGCAGAAAGAGGCTTCTTGGAAACACAATAAG GAATTGCGAAAAGCCTTACAACAGTTACAAGGAGAATTACAGAATAAGAACCAAAAGCTTCGTGCCCTGGAGGCTGAAAAAGACAATGAGATTCGAGCCCAGGAGCAGAATATCCAGCGTCTAAACCATAGTCTGAATCACAAAGAACAGCTGCTCCAG GAACTTCGGGAGCTACTGCAATATCGGGATAACCCAGATCCAACCTTTGAAGCAAATGAAATGTTGCTTGAGAAACTTCGGCAACGAATACAAGATAGAGATACTGCTCTAGAG CGAGCTATAGATGAAAAGTTTACCGccctagaagaaaaagaaaaagaactgcgTCAGCTGCAGCTGGCTGTGAGAGAGCGAGACTATGACCTGGAGAGATTGCGCCTTGTCCTCTCCTCCAATGAGGCGACCATGCAG AGTATGGAGAATCTCCTGAGGGCGAAAGGCCTAGAAGTGGAGCAGTTGTCTACCACCAGTCAGAACCTCCAGTGgctcaaagaagaaatggaaaccaAATTTAGCCACTGGCAGAAGGAACAAGAAAGTATCATTCAGCAGTTACAGACCTCTCTGCACGACAGGAACAAAGAAGTGGAG GACCTTAGTGCAACGCTGCTCTGCAAACTTGGACCAGGTCAAACCGAGATTGCCGAGGAGCTGTGTCAGCGTCTGCAGCAGAAAGAGAGGATGCTTCAGGACCTCCTGAGTGACCGCAACCAGCAGGCCGCAGAGCACGGGCTGGAGATGCAGAGCCTCCTGCAGTCTCTGAGTGCCAGGGAGCAGGAGAGCCAA GTAGCATCCGAGAAGATGGTACAAGCCCTGATTGAAAGAAATTCAGAATTACAAGCCTTGCGCCAATATTTAGGAGGGAAAAACATCCTGACTTCCCAGGCACTCATGTCTAACCAGTTAGTTGAAGTTACCTCCAGCTGCCCCCTGCTTGGAGAGCAGACTGATCAA GGTTCCATGCATATACCCTCCAGAGACGATAGTACTTCGCTGACTGCCAAAGTGGATACCAGCATGCCCAGATCCTCACTAG GAGACTCGGACATGGTTGCTGAGCTAGAAAAAGAACTGAGTAATGCCAAAGAGGAACTGGACCTCATGgcgaaaaaagaaagagaaagtcgG ATGGAACTTTCTGCTCTGCAGTCTGTGGtggctgtgcaggaggaagagctgCAGGTGCAGGCCGCTGATCTGGAGTCCCTGACCAGGAACATGCAGATTAAGGAGGACCTCATCAAG GACCTGCAGATGCAACTTGTTGATCCAGAAGATATACCAGCTATGGAACGCCTGACCCAAGAAGTCTTACTTCTTCGGGAAAAAGTTGCTTCAGTAGAATCACAGGGTCAAGAAACTTCAGGAAACCGAAGACAACAA TTATTGCTGATGCTAGAAGGACTGGTCGATGAGCGGAGCCGGCTCAACGAGGCCCTGCAAGCAGAAAGGCAGCTCTACAGCAGTCTCGTGAAGTTCCATGCTCACCCTGAGAG